A single window of Candidatus Obscuribacterales bacterium DNA harbors:
- a CDS encoding BtpA/SgcQ family protein, producing the protein MFNRRCSVIGVIHLPPLPGSAGYKGSIEEILNSALNDAMTYKKESVDALIVENMHDAPYLKGYVEPETVAAMAVVANTVKREAMLPTGVQLLAAANLESLGVAVSCGLDFIRAEGFVFAHVGDEGLHESSAAVLMRRRAYLKGEHIRIFADIKKKHSSHAITSDISLTETARTAEFFGADGVIITGGFTSEPADAREVEAVRLATSAKVLVGSGVTAENIRQYSEHADALIVGSAFKHEGNWRNKVDPERVKRLMAAATK; encoded by the coding sequence ATGTTTAACCGTAGATGCTCCGTTATTGGTGTAATCCACCTTCCGCCATTACCAGGCTCGGCAGGATACAAGGGGAGCATAGAAGAGATTCTCAACTCTGCATTGAACGACGCGATGACCTATAAAAAAGAAAGCGTTGATGCGCTGATCGTTGAGAACATGCATGATGCACCTTACTTAAAAGGTTATGTTGAGCCGGAAACAGTTGCCGCAATGGCCGTTGTTGCAAACACTGTTAAACGCGAGGCTATGTTGCCGACCGGTGTTCAACTTCTAGCTGCTGCTAATCTCGAATCATTGGGCGTTGCTGTTTCCTGTGGGCTCGATTTTATTAGAGCCGAAGGATTTGTCTTTGCGCACGTGGGCGATGAGGGATTGCATGAATCTTCCGCGGCAGTCCTGATGAGGCGAAGAGCCTATCTCAAAGGCGAACACATACGTATATTTGCCGACATCAAGAAAAAACATTCCTCGCACGCGATTACATCGGACATCAGCCTCACTGAAACTGCTCGCACCGCCGAGTTCTTCGGAGCAGACGGCGTTATAATCACTGGCGGCTTTACAAGCGAGCCGGCTGATGCTCGCGAAGTTGAGGCAGTACGCTTAGCTACTTCCGCCAAGGTGCTTGTCGGCTCCGGAGTCACCGCGGAAAACATCCGTCAATATTCAGAACATGCCGATGCTCTCATTGTCGGATCTGCCTTCAAACACGAAGGCAACTGGCGCAACAAAGTCGACCCGGAACGAGTCAAGCGCCTGATGGCGGCAGCGACCAAGTGA
- a CDS encoding TetR/AcrR family transcriptional regulator gives MVDTLTKRGPGRPKDESLPERRREEILSAAIGAFADYGYPKTDPQLIADEIGIGKGTIYRYFESKESLFLAAVDLGMERLAHFVESRVATIEDPLEKIAGAIRFYFRFFDQNPEVLELLIQERAEFRDRKKPTYLKHREKNIGPWLLLLQSLVDEGRVRKLNVETITETISCLLYGTIFTGYFNKSKSNFEEKTVDIVDIVFAGILGDTERKRLDKYLKMVGEK, from the coding sequence ATGGTGGATACGCTAACAAAAAGAGGTCCTGGCAGACCGAAAGATGAATCCTTGCCGGAGCGCCGGCGGGAGGAGATTCTTTCGGCGGCTATTGGCGCTTTTGCCGATTATGGTTATCCGAAAACCGACCCTCAGTTGATTGCTGATGAGATTGGCATCGGCAAAGGGACTATTTACCGCTATTTTGAAAGCAAGGAATCCTTGTTTTTGGCGGCAGTGGATTTAGGCATGGAGCGACTGGCTCATTTTGTTGAGTCGCGCGTGGCAACAATTGAAGATCCACTTGAAAAAATTGCCGGTGCTATTCGCTTCTATTTTCGGTTCTTTGATCAAAATCCGGAAGTGCTTGAACTTCTCATTCAAGAGCGTGCTGAGTTTCGCGATCGCAAGAAGCCTACTTATCTTAAGCACCGCGAGAAAAACATTGGACCTTGGCTTTTGCTTCTGCAGTCATTAGTTGATGAAGGTCGCGTGAGAAAACTAAACGTTGAAACAATCACGGAAACAATAAGCTGTCTGTTGTACGGCACTATTTTTACTGGTTACTTCAATAAATCAAAATCCAACTTTGAAGAGAAGACAGTTGATATCGTAGACATAGTTTTTGCTGGAATACTGGGAGACACCGAGCGTAAGCGTCTCGACAAATATTTAAAAATGGTCGGAGAAAAATAA
- a CDS encoding MerC domain-containing protein has protein sequence MSWMERGAAFCNVLSVVGPSVCIVHCLTMPILLAVLPAFGLSRSVFGLSDQTIALIILPLCALAIIPGYFKHGKKRVLASMCFGFSLVIFGSFFADNLLGPSGEIPVNVLGSVFLITASVLNHRLRSCFGHDH, from the coding sequence ATGAGCTGGATGGAGAGAGGCGCAGCCTTTTGCAACGTATTGTCCGTTGTGGGGCCGTCAGTATGCATTGTTCACTGCCTGACAATGCCTATATTGCTTGCCGTACTGCCGGCGTTTGGATTGAGTCGCAGCGTGTTCGGTTTAAGCGACCAAACAATTGCATTGATAATCTTGCCTTTGTGCGCCTTGGCAATAATTCCGGGCTATTTCAAACACGGCAAGAAGCGAGTTCTTGCCAGCATGTGTTTTGGCTTTTCTCTAGTAATTTTTGGTAGCTTCTTTGCTGACAATCTTTTGGGACCTTCAGGCGAAATCCCAGTAAATGTTTTGGGTAGCGTCTTTTTAATTACTGCCAGTGTTCTCAATCATCGCCTTAGAAGTTGTTTCGGCCACGATCACTAG
- a CDS encoding efflux RND transporter periplasmic adaptor subunit produces the protein MNMDTLERTKQHCETTKQRLLSNFAAASPRVRLGIVAGLVVAGLIVVVLALQAFVSALRPAQDENAKASLTVAVDPASYRHMERKLGITGTVWAWDPLSIGAEVGGLRIETVDVEEGAFVKKGQVLATLNSSILRAQLDRELAQLKHSKANLGKTIQPNRKQDISALQFAVEQTKAQVAESEAYLERAKANLDNARNNSGRYAALHKEGAVSAEEAEAKMTLQRTSEAELLHAQNEVAAAKFVNRQAMERFSQAIEGGRLEDIQMSQATVAETQANVRALQAQIAQTIIRAPSDGWITKRDAHIGDISTANEALFLMVRDNRLEIRAQVPEKDLARLQPGQNVDITGVLPGNVNLAGKIREISPLVDVDTRLGTVRIDIPFNKDIHPGIFVHGQVSLGTAEVMTVPSSAVVDRHERSCVFLVEGNKVYSRSVSCGERFGDFVEVSSGIKPGELVVVSGAGFLKDGDVVRVSDKRTSK, from the coding sequence ATGAATATGGATACCCTGGAGCGAACCAAGCAACATTGTGAGACGACAAAGCAAAGGCTTTTGTCGAACTTTGCTGCGGCAAGCCCAAGAGTCCGCTTAGGCATTGTGGCAGGGTTGGTGGTTGCCGGTTTGATTGTGGTTGTTCTTGCTCTACAGGCTTTTGTCTCTGCATTACGTCCGGCTCAAGACGAGAATGCCAAGGCATCGCTTACGGTGGCAGTTGATCCGGCTTCCTATCGCCACATGGAAAGGAAACTTGGAATTACAGGTACCGTGTGGGCTTGGGATCCGTTATCGATCGGTGCAGAAGTTGGCGGATTGAGAATTGAAACCGTCGATGTCGAGGAAGGTGCTTTCGTTAAGAAGGGACAGGTACTCGCTACACTCAATTCATCTATATTGCGTGCACAGTTGGATCGCGAATTGGCGCAGCTAAAACACTCAAAAGCAAATTTGGGTAAAACAATTCAACCTAATCGCAAGCAGGATATTTCTGCTTTGCAGTTTGCTGTCGAACAAACCAAAGCACAGGTTGCCGAATCCGAAGCCTATTTGGAGCGGGCAAAAGCTAATTTGGATAATGCGCGCAACAATTCCGGACGCTATGCCGCCTTACATAAGGAAGGGGCAGTAAGCGCCGAAGAAGCTGAAGCTAAAATGACTCTGCAAAGGACAAGTGAAGCGGAGCTTCTGCATGCACAAAATGAAGTTGCAGCAGCCAAATTTGTTAACAGGCAAGCTATGGAAAGATTTTCACAAGCTATCGAAGGCGGCAGATTGGAAGACATCCAAATGTCGCAGGCAACTGTTGCTGAGACTCAAGCAAACGTCAGAGCACTGCAAGCACAAATTGCCCAGACTATTATTCGCGCACCCAGTGACGGCTGGATAACTAAGCGTGACGCGCATATTGGTGATATCAGTACTGCCAATGAAGCACTATTTCTAATGGTGAGAGACAATCGCCTTGAAATTCGTGCGCAAGTTCCGGAAAAGGATTTGGCAAGACTACAGCCTGGACAAAACGTAGACATAACAGGCGTACTTCCCGGTAATGTAAATCTTGCCGGTAAGATTCGTGAAATCAGCCCACTTGTAGATGTGGACACTCGCTTAGGCACTGTCCGCATTGACATTCCATTTAATAAGGATATCCACCCAGGCATTTTCGTGCACGGACAAGTAAGCCTCGGCACAGCCGAAGTTATGACAGTGCCATCCAGTGCTGTTGTCGATCGTCACGAACGCAGTTGCGTATTCTTGGTTGAGGGCAACAAGGTCTACAGCCGCTCAGTTAGTTGTGGCGAACGTTTCGGTGACTTCGTCGAAGTTAGCTCGGGAATTAAGCCCGGTGAGCTAGTAGTTGTATCCGGTGCCGGCTTCTTGAAAGACGGCGATGTAGTACGAGTATCAGACAAAAGGACTAGCAAATGA
- a CDS encoding metal/formaldehyde-sensitive transcriptional repressor encodes MSHEIKDKPKLINRVKRIRGQLAAVEKALEDDQECASILQTIAACRGAINGLMAEIMEDQIRCHVLDQDEKPSAEQSKAAQMLVDIVKAYLK; translated from the coding sequence ATGTCGCACGAAATCAAGGACAAGCCGAAGCTTATCAACCGTGTAAAGCGCATTCGTGGGCAGTTAGCGGCTGTTGAAAAGGCTCTTGAGGACGATCAGGAGTGTGCTTCAATCCTGCAAACAATTGCTGCCTGTCGTGGCGCGATTAATGGTCTTATGGCTGAAATTATGGAAGATCAAATCCGTTGCCATGTCTTAGATCAAGATGAGAAGCCATCAGCTGAACAATCTAAGGCCGCTCAGATGCTCGTTGATATTGTCAAAGCATATCTGAAATAG
- a CDS encoding cyclase family protein, translating into MQDYELIDISIPISAKTACFPGDTPFSKETTVTLGKDSCFNLTKLTMSPHVGTHADAPVHVKGSLDSLRGTAGLMKLAAFIGPATVIDLAPFQGEISLAATKDKLDKANVERVLFRTAKSLRYEVFENNYSYLSVELVQYLASKGTKLIGLDTPSVDHINSKTLAAHHELIKAGMCWLENLDLTSVSEGNYFLVAPPLKFMELEASPVRAVLLKQTGVK; encoded by the coding sequence ATGCAAGACTATGAGCTAATTGATATTTCAATACCAATCTCAGCAAAGACTGCTTGCTTCCCTGGTGACACGCCTTTTAGCAAAGAGACAACCGTCACACTCGGCAAGGACAGTTGCTTCAATCTTACAAAGTTGACCATGAGTCCACATGTTGGAACACATGCAGATGCGCCAGTGCACGTTAAAGGAAGTCTAGATTCACTTAGAGGCACCGCCGGGCTAATGAAGCTGGCGGCATTTATTGGTCCGGCAACAGTAATTGACCTGGCTCCTTTTCAAGGCGAAATATCGCTTGCAGCAACGAAAGACAAGCTGGATAAAGCAAATGTTGAACGAGTGCTATTCAGGACGGCTAAGTCTCTAAGATACGAAGTATTTGAAAACAACTATTCGTATCTATCTGTAGAGCTCGTGCAATATTTAGCTTCCAAAGGCACGAAACTAATAGGACTGGATACGCCATCAGTTGATCACATCAACTCAAAAACACTTGCCGCTCATCATGAACTCATAAAAGCCGGAATGTGCTGGCTTGAGAATCTCGATTTAACAAGTGTGTCTGAAGGCAATTATTTTTTGGTCGCCCCACCCCTAAAGTTTATGGAGCTTGAGGCTTCACCAGTTCGCGCGGTTCTCTTGAAACAAACAGGAGTCAAATAA
- a CDS encoding type II toxin-antitoxin system VapC family toxin: protein MTTYLLDTSVIIDVLNRKGQRVELLKDLLSAGNSLACCSINVTEIFAGMRPKEKVATELFINSLEYFSVTRDVAAQAGLLKRDWAAKGITLAVSDVTIAAVALAHNLTLITDNWKHYPMPALRMNKLS, encoded by the coding sequence ATGACGACCTACCTTTTGGATACTAGCGTAATCATTGATGTTCTCAATCGTAAAGGACAACGAGTCGAACTATTGAAAGATCTGCTATCGGCAGGAAATTCACTTGCTTGTTGCTCTATCAATGTTACTGAAATTTTCGCCGGCATGCGTCCTAAAGAGAAAGTAGCAACAGAGTTGTTTATTAACAGCTTGGAATATTTCTCTGTAACCAGGGACGTGGCTGCCCAGGCCGGATTGTTAAAGCGCGATTGGGCTGCTAAGGGAATAACACTCGCTGTTTCGGACGTGACTATTGCGGCAGTCGCTCTCGCGCACAATCTTACGTTGATTACCGACAACTGGAAACACTATCCAATGCCCGCTCTTCGCATGAATAAGCTCTCGTAA
- a CDS encoding RNA methyltransferase — MLTRCPYPDCRHEFELPDDMTPRSGDCASCARPMLNRLLIGIVKMEERAQRIASQLFTENTVTDGTKEPFIVIAEDIRSLWNVGSIFRTADGAGVSRIILTGITGSPPRNEIAKVSLGAEDTVPWNYSVSSLEAVLMLKQRGYQIVGLERSDSSQSLSDALSNHVLKTPLCLVVGNEVTGVSPEISRQCDAVCHLPMRGMKESLNVAVAFGIAVYAIAEYFSTQDLCPTRM; from the coding sequence ATGTTAACGCGTTGTCCCTATCCCGATTGCCGGCATGAATTTGAGTTGCCGGATGACATGACGCCTCGCAGCGGCGACTGCGCTTCCTGCGCACGTCCAATGCTTAATCGCCTGCTAATCGGCATAGTCAAAATGGAAGAGCGCGCTCAAAGAATTGCTTCGCAATTATTCACCGAAAATACTGTCACTGATGGGACGAAAGAACCGTTTATCGTCATTGCCGAAGATATTCGCAGTCTTTGGAATGTTGGATCAATTTTTCGTACTGCTGATGGAGCAGGTGTTTCTCGAATAATTTTGACTGGTATAACGGGCAGCCCGCCGCGCAACGAAATAGCTAAAGTAAGTCTGGGTGCAGAAGACACGGTGCCTTGGAATTACAGCGTCTCTTCTCTCGAGGCTGTTCTTATGTTGAAACAGCGCGGCTATCAAATTGTCGGTTTGGAGAGATCGGATAGCAGTCAATCTTTGTCCGATGCATTGTCCAACCATGTTTTGAAAACACCACTGTGCTTGGTCGTGGGTAATGAAGTAACTGGTGTGTCTCCGGAGATTTCGCGTCAGTGCGATGCTGTCTGCCACCTGCCAATGCGTGGCATGAAAGAATCTCTCAATGTGGCGGTTGCCTTTGGAATTGCTGTTTATGCGATTGCCGAATATTTTTCGACTCAGGACCTTTGTCCCACACGCATGTAG
- a CDS encoding class I SAM-dependent methyltransferase translates to MSFQHLFDLQAANYIRHRPGYPKELFEFLSSVTPGKTLAWDAGTGSGQAAIQLGQIFENVVATDSSDAQIAQAPPVENITFRTAPAEESQLADSSCDLITAANAVHWFDLNAFYKEVNRVLKPKGILAVWGYGWLIGPDYLKKTLEAFYERVKPYWPPPTKYVQEKYRNLPFPFLEIEAPALVHEDEWTIERMLGFYSSWSASEIYRKAIGESPIVQLAEELQNIVPNNGSKHKIKLPLYMRVGQRS, encoded by the coding sequence ATGAGCTTTCAACACCTCTTTGATCTGCAAGCAGCAAATTACATTCGCCACAGACCAGGTTATCCCAAAGAGTTGTTTGAATTCTTGTCCAGCGTTACTCCTGGTAAAACACTGGCATGGGACGCCGGAACAGGCAGCGGCCAGGCAGCCATTCAACTTGGACAGATTTTTGAAAATGTAGTTGCCACCGATTCAAGCGACGCACAAATAGCACAAGCTCCGCCCGTCGAGAACATTACGTTTCGCACAGCACCGGCTGAAGAAAGCCAATTAGCAGATTCCAGTTGCGATCTCATTACAGCAGCAAATGCTGTTCACTGGTTTGATCTAAATGCGTTTTACAAAGAAGTAAATCGAGTGCTCAAACCCAAAGGCATACTTGCCGTCTGGGGATACGGTTGGCTCATCGGCCCTGATTATCTCAAAAAAACGCTGGAAGCATTCTATGAAAGAGTCAAACCGTATTGGCCACCACCAACAAAATATGTTCAGGAGAAGTATCGCAATTTGCCCTTTCCATTTCTGGAAATTGAAGCACCGGCATTGGTGCATGAAGATGAGTGGACAATTGAACGCATGCTGGGATTTTATTCAAGCTGGTCGGCATCTGAGATTTATAGAAAAGCTATAGGTGAAAGTCCGATTGTACAACTAGCTGAAGAACTTCAAAACATCGTCCCTAACAACGGTAGCAAACACAAGATCAAATTGCCGCTCTACATGCGTGTGGGACAAAGGTCCTGA
- a CDS encoding efflux RND transporter permease subunit, with protein MTQGGGGIRNISAWSIKHPVPVLVLFLLLLLAGLASFFQLGIDESPNIDIPIVSVTVNQTGAAPAELESQVTRKIEDVVAGIGNIKHIYSVINEGVSATTIEFELDTDVDRAVNDVRNEVSKIRTQLPKDVDEPIIQRVDFVGLPFATYSVSSDKRTPEELSWFVDNRISRGLMGVKGVGQVQRAGGVDREIRVNLDPYKLEAVGATADIVSAQVRATNINLPGGRGEVGAKEETIRTLGSAESPEDLASTRIMLPNKKWVRLDTLGEVIDSTSEPRQLAMLNGQPVVAFSIVRSHGANMVSVEDAVDAKLKELRQSIPPDIKIEKIRSQTHYVRESYHAALDSLLIGAGLAVVVVWLFLRDWHSAVISSLAMPLSLIPTFLIMQVAGFTMNNMSLLGLALVIGVLVDDAIVEIENIVRHMSMGKNPYKAALEAADEIGLAVVATTATIIVVFVPVAFMGGIPGKFLKQFGLVVTTAVFFSLVVARMLTPLMAAYLLKPVKESELHDRLSKVYDTLLSKALRHRLTTVLIAVFFFAGSLVLFRMMPTSVMGNIDRGESILDVELPPGSTLAQTKKAFDDLSAALVNRPEVESVLAQIGSASTGRFGRPSGAGEVSKGTIFITLKPKGERRLSQQDFEMDIRPALNKVPGVRLKFTVSGGITGKLKIILASDDGEALYKTAYALEEQMRGINGLSDIVSSASLERPEIQIIPDFARAAEQWVSVNSIARTALIATLGDVDANLAKFNLEDRQINIRVQLDPHYRLDPQVIGNLRVQRLDGKLVPLSSVATVRYGSGPAQVDRYDRLRQVTIDASLDNNLTLGQALEKVHKLPAYKEMPQSVKNIPAGDVEIQRDIFSGFTWALAVGILLIYAVLVLLFGGFLHPITIMVSLPLSLGGALLALVIARESLGFYALIGIVMLMGLVTKNAILLVEYCIVAMKGGMDRTHAIFKSGQARMRPIVMTTVAMIAGMLPIALKFGAGAEARAPMAVAVIGGLVTSTLLTLVVVPVVFTYIDDFQQWMVGKITKAYKKGYGSHAREEELTHP; from the coding sequence ATGACACAAGGCGGTGGCGGAATTAGAAACATCTCCGCCTGGTCAATTAAGCACCCGGTACCTGTTTTAGTTCTCTTTCTATTATTGTTGCTTGCTGGACTTGCAAGCTTTTTCCAGCTTGGCATTGACGAATCACCCAACATTGATATTCCAATTGTTTCGGTGACCGTCAATCAAACTGGTGCGGCTCCGGCTGAGCTTGAATCTCAAGTCACTCGTAAGATAGAAGATGTGGTTGCCGGGATAGGTAATATCAAACACATCTATTCAGTTATTAACGAAGGTGTTTCGGCTACAACAATTGAATTTGAACTGGATACCGATGTTGACCGAGCTGTTAATGATGTTCGCAATGAAGTTTCCAAAATTCGTACTCAACTTCCCAAAGATGTTGACGAGCCAATTATTCAACGCGTGGATTTTGTCGGACTGCCGTTTGCCACATATTCGGTGTCTTCGGATAAGCGAACACCTGAAGAATTAAGCTGGTTTGTCGATAATCGAATCTCTCGTGGACTAATGGGCGTTAAGGGTGTTGGACAAGTCCAACGTGCCGGCGGCGTCGATAGAGAAATTCGAGTCAATCTTGATCCATATAAATTAGAAGCGGTTGGCGCAACGGCAGATATTGTCAGTGCGCAAGTCCGTGCAACCAACATAAACTTGCCGGGTGGTCGTGGAGAAGTTGGAGCCAAGGAAGAAACAATACGCACTCTAGGCAGTGCCGAGAGTCCGGAAGACCTTGCTTCAACGCGTATCATGTTGCCCAATAAGAAATGGGTGCGTCTGGATACTCTAGGTGAGGTCATCGATAGTACTTCTGAACCCAGGCAGCTTGCCATGCTCAACGGACAGCCTGTTGTAGCTTTCTCAATCGTTCGCAGTCACGGTGCCAATATGGTGTCCGTTGAAGACGCCGTTGATGCAAAACTCAAGGAATTGAGACAAAGCATTCCACCGGATATCAAAATAGAGAAAATCCGCAGTCAAACACATTATGTTCGCGAGTCTTATCATGCGGCTTTAGATTCGCTGCTAATTGGAGCAGGGTTGGCAGTGGTGGTTGTTTGGCTTTTCTTGCGCGATTGGCACTCTGCGGTTATCTCATCGCTTGCTATGCCGTTGTCGCTAATCCCGACGTTTTTGATTATGCAAGTCGCCGGATTTACGATGAACAACATGTCTTTGTTGGGATTGGCTTTGGTAATCGGGGTCTTAGTCGATGATGCCATTGTAGAAATTGAAAACATCGTCCGACATATGTCCATGGGTAAAAATCCCTACAAAGCGGCGCTTGAAGCGGCTGACGAAATTGGACTGGCAGTCGTTGCCACTACCGCAACAATTATTGTTGTTTTCGTACCGGTCGCTTTTATGGGCGGCATTCCCGGCAAATTCCTCAAGCAGTTTGGTCTGGTTGTAACGACTGCGGTATTCTTCTCTCTTGTTGTTGCCCGTATGCTCACGCCTCTGATGGCTGCTTATCTACTCAAGCCGGTAAAGGAATCTGAGTTGCATGACCGGCTGTCGAAAGTCTACGACACATTATTGAGTAAGGCGCTAAGACATAGACTGACGACAGTTTTAATTGCTGTTTTCTTCTTTGCCGGCAGTCTTGTACTTTTCCGTATGATGCCTACTTCGGTTATGGGCAACATTGATCGTGGCGAAAGTATATTGGATGTCGAGTTGCCGCCTGGTTCGACTCTTGCTCAGACCAAAAAGGCATTTGATGACTTGAGTGCCGCTTTGGTGAACCGTCCGGAAGTGGAAAGTGTATTAGCTCAAATCGGTAGCGCCAGCACAGGACGTTTCGGCAGACCGTCCGGAGCCGGAGAAGTCAGCAAAGGGACTATCTTCATTACGCTCAAGCCTAAAGGAGAGCGTCGCCTTTCACAGCAAGATTTTGAAATGGACATTCGCCCGGCTTTGAATAAAGTACCAGGCGTAAGACTTAAATTCACGGTATCAGGTGGCATTACCGGCAAATTGAAAATTATTCTTGCTAGTGACGACGGCGAAGCCTTGTACAAGACAGCGTATGCTCTTGAGGAGCAAATGCGCGGAATCAATGGACTCTCAGATATTGTTTCCAGCGCGTCACTTGAGCGACCGGAAATTCAAATTATTCCTGACTTTGCCAGAGCGGCTGAGCAGTGGGTGTCGGTCAATTCCATTGCCCGTACAGCTCTTATTGCAACATTAGGTGATGTCGATGCTAATTTGGCCAAATTCAATTTGGAAGATCGCCAGATAAACATCCGCGTTCAGCTAGACCCTCATTATCGCTTGGATCCACAAGTAATCGGCAACTTGCGTGTGCAAAGACTTGATGGAAAGCTCGTTCCTCTATCCTCGGTAGCGACTGTCCGTTATGGCAGTGGACCTGCGCAAGTAGATAGATACGATCGTCTCCGTCAGGTGACGATTGATGCAAGTTTGGATAACAATTTAACTCTTGGACAAGCACTGGAGAAAGTGCACAAATTGCCGGCGTATAAAGAAATGCCGCAGTCAGTAAAAAATATTCCAGCCGGTGACGTTGAAATTCAACGGGACATTTTCTCCGGATTTACCTGGGCACTTGCTGTCGGTATTCTGCTTATTTATGCAGTTTTAGTTCTTTTATTTGGTGGCTTCCTCCACCCAATTACAATCATGGTTTCGTTGCCACTTTCCCTGGGTGGTGCGTTGCTGGCGCTTGTCATAGCTCGCGAATCGTTGGGCTTCTATGCACTAATTGGTATCGTCATGCTCATGGGTCTTGTCACAAAGAATGCCATTTTGCTTGTTGAATACTGCATTGTCGCTATGAAGGGAGGCATGGATAGAACCCATGCAATCTTTAAATCAGGACAGGCTCGTATGCGTCCTATCGTTATGACTACTGTCGCTATGATTGCCGGCATGCTGCCTATTGCATTGAAATTTGGTGCTGGTGCTGAAGCCAGAGCACCAATGGCTGTTGCCGTCATAGGCGGACTAGTCACGTCGACGCTTTTAACATTGGTTGTTGTGCCTGTCGTATTCACCTACATTGATGATTTCCAGCAGTGGATGGTTGGCAAGATTACCAAAGCCTACAAGAAAGGCTATGGCAGTCACGCTCGCGAAGAAGAATTGACCCATCCTTAG
- a CDS encoding asparaginase → MLSFPWAPIYSIERSGRTEVTVTGAISIIDGKENEILDIGDTSYVLWTRSCLKAWQLLAHLPVLKASYPQLKPHHYALMMSSHSAEEIHLKTLDEISEIGKVSQEKLQCPATYPMAQADRIHLKDKGAGPNSKYNNCSGKHMGYLLAMKAGNLPSDNYLAPEGKQFEPLRQLLAYLLKSQNAEFPTTVDGCRIPNYAFAISDLAKLYTKLGSDFTVKQIQAAPKHLQEMLREWTNLRSYMHDFPEIIGGKNRIDTRIMQGELTESKDVELLSKQGADGLLAISLLPNAQYPTGLGIVIKLASGTDMHHMETIVKEIFHQLGLRAEEKADPNNAHLHNNFHFEIKATACKTMS, encoded by the coding sequence TTGCTTTCATTTCCCTGGGCGCCAATTTATAGCATTGAGAGATCCGGCAGGACTGAAGTCACTGTTACCGGTGCAATATCGATAATTGATGGCAAGGAAAATGAAATCCTGGATATAGGCGACACCAGCTATGTCCTCTGGACTCGCTCTTGCTTAAAAGCGTGGCAATTATTGGCCCATTTGCCCGTTCTAAAGGCGAGTTATCCACAGCTAAAGCCGCATCATTATGCGCTCATGATGTCTTCTCATAGCGCTGAGGAAATTCACCTCAAAACGTTGGACGAGATTTCAGAAATCGGCAAAGTTAGTCAAGAAAAACTTCAATGCCCTGCCACTTATCCAATGGCGCAAGCTGACAGAATTCACCTCAAAGATAAGGGCGCAGGACCAAATTCCAAATACAACAATTGCAGCGGCAAACACATGGGTTATCTGCTGGCGATGAAAGCTGGTAATTTACCGTCGGACAATTACCTAGCTCCGGAAGGAAAGCAGTTTGAACCATTACGACAGTTGCTGGCTTATTTGCTGAAAAGCCAAAATGCTGAATTTCCGACAACTGTAGATGGCTGTCGCATTCCCAACTATGCTTTTGCCATTTCAGATTTAGCGAAATTGTACACAAAACTAGGTAGTGACTTCACAGTCAAGCAAATTCAAGCAGCACCAAAACATTTGCAGGAAATGCTTCGCGAATGGACAAACTTGCGTAGCTACATGCACGACTTCCCCGAAATTATCGGAGGCAAAAATCGCATTGATACTCGCATCATGCAAGGTGAGCTGACAGAATCAAAAGATGTGGAACTATTGTCCAAGCAAGGAGCCGATGGGCTGCTTGCCATTTCACTCTTACCGAATGCCCAGTATCCGACTGGATTGGGAATTGTCATCAAACTCGCTTCAGGTACAGATATGCATCACATGGAGACAATTGTTAAGGAAATTTTCCATCAGCTTGGTCTACGAGCAGAAGAGAAAGCTGACCCGAACAATGCTCATCTACACAACAACTTTCATTTCGAAATCAAGGCAACAGCATGCAAGACTATGAGCTAA